From Pseudomonas sp. CCI4.2, one genomic window encodes:
- a CDS encoding thioesterase family protein, translating to MSFSDLVDAVRDNPLSVVIPAEWAQGRACFGGLMAALQFEAMRAKVPADRPVRSLALTFVGPAAPGVPISFEVEVLREGKAVSQVLGRAMQGDQVMTLIQGSFGAPRVSAISVQADPAPTLKSVDECLELPFIPGITPEYLRFMSMRWGLGGLPFSNTPSREIGGYVRLRGDVKNEPLTETHLLALVDTWPPALLPHLSKPAPGSSLTWTIEFVQPLPKLNTHDWCMYRAVIEHARDGYGHTAAALWTPSGELVAISRQTVTVFG from the coding sequence ATGAGTTTTTCCGACCTGGTTGACGCTGTACGTGACAACCCTCTTTCAGTCGTTATTCCTGCTGAGTGGGCCCAAGGTCGGGCCTGTTTCGGCGGGCTCATGGCGGCGTTGCAGTTTGAAGCGATGCGCGCCAAGGTGCCGGCAGATCGGCCGGTTCGTTCGCTGGCGCTGACCTTTGTCGGGCCCGCTGCGCCCGGCGTCCCCATCAGTTTTGAGGTCGAGGTATTGCGCGAGGGCAAAGCCGTCAGCCAAGTGCTGGGCCGCGCGATGCAGGGTGACCAGGTCATGACCCTTATTCAGGGCAGCTTTGGTGCGCCTCGGGTATCGGCAATTTCGGTTCAGGCCGATCCGGCGCCGACGCTGAAGTCAGTGGATGAGTGTCTGGAGTTACCGTTTATCCCCGGAATCACCCCGGAGTACCTACGCTTCATGAGTATGCGTTGGGGATTGGGGGGACTTCCGTTCAGCAATACGCCCTCCCGGGAAATCGGTGGTTACGTACGGTTGCGCGGGGATGTCAAAAACGAGCCCCTGACCGAAACCCACTTATTGGCATTGGTCGATACCTGGCCGCCTGCGCTGTTGCCACATTTGAGCAAGCCGGCGCCCGGAAGCTCACTGACCTGGACCATCGAGTTCGTGCAGCCGTTGCCGAAGTTGAATACCCATGACTGGTGCATGTACCGCGCAGTGATTGAGCATGCCCGCGACGGTTACGGTCACACCGCCGCCGCGCTGTGGACCCCAAGCGGTGAGTTGGTGGCGATCAGTCGTCAGACGGTAACGGTGTTTGGCTAA